The proteins below are encoded in one region of Arthrobacter sp. CJ23:
- the infC gene encoding translation initiation factor IF-3, with the protein MRLVGPAGEQVGIVRIEDALRLAAESDLDLVEVAPQAKPPVCKLMDFGKYKYEAAVKAREARKNQTNTVLKEIRFRLKIDKHDYETKRGHALRFLGAGDKVKAMIQFRGREQQRPEMGIRLLQKFAEDVAEVGIVESSPRIDGRNMVMVIGPLKNKAEAKAEARRAAQRAEAKAQNEAKAAGRVDLTGEDTPMTQSLADLLPAGLLAAVEEPAEETAAEAVEVPAAEAPVAEEAPVVEEAPVVEEAPVVEEAPVAEEAPVVEEAPVAVEAPVVEEAPAAVEAPVVEAAPAEAAPKPVVPKPAVPAAPKPVAKPAAPKPAARPAAPKAAPKPAARKTN; encoded by the coding sequence GTGCGGTTGGTCGGCCCTGCCGGCGAACAGGTAGGAATCGTCCGCATTGAGGATGCACTGCGCCTTGCTGCCGAGTCCGATCTCGATCTCGTTGAAGTTGCCCCGCAGGCCAAGCCTCCTGTTTGCAAGCTGATGGACTTCGGCAAGTACAAGTACGAAGCCGCCGTCAAGGCCCGCGAAGCCCGCAAGAACCAGACCAACACGGTTCTGAAGGAAATCCGCTTCCGCCTGAAGATCGACAAGCACGACTACGAGACCAAGCGCGGCCACGCCCTGCGCTTCCTCGGTGCCGGTGACAAGGTCAAGGCCATGATCCAGTTCCGTGGCCGTGAGCAGCAGCGTCCGGAGATGGGCATCCGCCTGCTCCAGAAGTTCGCCGAAGACGTCGCCGAGGTTGGCATCGTCGAATCCAGCCCGCGCATCGATGGCCGCAACATGGTCATGGTCATCGGTCCGCTGAAGAACAAGGCTGAAGCCAAGGCCGAAGCCCGCCGCGCCGCCCAGCGTGCCGAGGCCAAGGCCCAGAACGAAGCCAAGGCAGCCGGCCGCGTGGACCTCACCGGCGAAGACACGCCGATGACCCAGTCCCTGGCAGATCTGCTGCCTGCAGGACTGCTCGCAGCAGTTGAAGAGCCCGCTGAGGAAACCGCAGCAGAGGCCGTGGAGGTTCCCGCAGCGGAAGCTCCCGTGGCCGAAGAAGCCCCGGTTGTCGAAGAGGCTCCGGTAGTCGAGGAAGCTCCGGTTGTTGAAGAAGCTCCCGTGGCCGAAGAGGCCCCGGTTGTTGAAGAAGCACCCGTGGCCGTAGAAGCCCCGGTGGTCGAGGAAGCACCCGCAGCTGTCGAAGCTCCGGTTGTTGAAGCGGCACCGGCCGAGGCAGCCCCGAAGCCCGTGGTTCCGAAGCCCGCCGTTCCGGCAGCTCCGAAGCCCGTCGCCAAGCCGGCAGCCCCGAAGCCTGCAGCCCGGCCTGCGGCCCCCAAGGCCGCGCCGAAGCCCGCGGCACGCAAGACAAACTAG
- the rpmI gene encoding 50S ribosomal protein L35: MPKMKTHSGAKKRFKLTGTGKLRRQQANRRHYLEHKSSRLTRRLAGDKIVFKGDAKVIRKMLGI; encoded by the coding sequence ATGCCGAAGATGAAGACCCACAGCGGTGCTAAGAAGCGCTTCAAGCTGACCGGTACCGGCAAGCTGCGCCGCCAGCAGGCCAACCGCCGTCACTACCTGGAGCACAAGTCCTCCAGGCTGACCCGCCGCCTTGCCGGCGACAAGATCGTCTTCAAGGGCGACGCCAAGGTCATCCGGAAGATGCTCGGCATCTAA